The following are from one region of the Candidatus Kryptoniota bacterium genome:
- a CDS encoding nucleotide sugar dehydrogenase: MNSQIENLKMKIVNKTMRVGVIGLGYVGLPLAVEFASKGFETVGIDIDERKVTNVNKGTNYIGDIADEDFKRVVASGKLRAEKNYESIGTLDAIFICVPTPFTPNKQPDISFIISAAENISRGLKKNQLVVLRSTTFPNTTEGHVLPVLEKSGLKAGRDFFLAFSPERIDPGNNKFKTNNIPTVVGGIDETSTELAALAIMESVDQVVKVSNPKIAEMEKLLENIFRSVNIALVNELAQLCDRMGGINIWEVVDAAATKPFGFMPFYPGPGIGGHCILIDPYYLEWLAKAYDFQTNFISLAAEVNENMPFYVRNMVQRELSFRPVKFRNAKILILGVAFKKDVDDTRHSPALKVMELLLTDGAQNIVYNDPYVPEIRVDGKVFKSVKLTPRLLKKMDCVVITTDHSSYDYDMIVKNSRCVVDSRNATRKVRNWRDRIVLLGDGK, encoded by the coding sequence ATGAATTCGCAAATTGAAAATCTTAAAATGAAGATTGTCAACAAGACAATGAGAGTTGGAGTCATCGGGCTGGGATACGTCGGGTTACCGCTCGCGGTCGAATTTGCGTCGAAGGGTTTTGAGACTGTCGGTATTGACATCGACGAGCGGAAGGTTACGAATGTAAACAAGGGGACCAATTATATCGGTGACATTGCCGACGAGGATTTCAAGAGAGTTGTCGCATCGGGAAAACTCCGTGCCGAGAAGAATTACGAAAGTATTGGGACCCTTGATGCGATTTTTATTTGTGTCCCGACCCCATTCACTCCAAACAAGCAGCCGGATATCTCGTTTATCATAAGCGCCGCAGAAAATATTTCAAGAGGATTGAAGAAGAACCAGCTCGTCGTGCTTCGAAGCACAACGTTTCCGAACACGACGGAGGGACATGTTCTGCCCGTACTCGAAAAATCAGGATTGAAGGCGGGGAGAGACTTTTTTCTGGCGTTCTCGCCTGAACGGATCGACCCGGGCAACAATAAGTTCAAGACAAACAACATTCCTACCGTCGTCGGCGGAATAGACGAGACGAGTACGGAGCTGGCCGCTCTCGCAATAATGGAAAGCGTCGACCAGGTGGTGAAAGTGTCCAATCCAAAAATTGCCGAGATGGAAAAGCTCCTGGAGAATATTTTCAGGAGTGTGAATATCGCCCTCGTCAACGAGCTGGCGCAGCTTTGCGACAGGATGGGTGGGATAAATATCTGGGAGGTCGTCGATGCGGCCGCGACGAAGCCGTTCGGCTTCATGCCATTCTATCCCGGACCCGGGATCGGGGGACATTGCATACTCATCGATCCGTACTACCTCGAATGGCTCGCGAAAGCGTACGATTTCCAGACGAATTTCATATCGCTCGCCGCTGAAGTCAACGAGAACATGCCTTTCTACGTTCGCAACATGGTACAGCGCGAACTTAGTTTCAGGCCGGTCAAATTCCGAAATGCGAAGATCCTGATTCTTGGCGTGGCATTCAAGAAGGATGTTGACGACACCAGGCACTCACCGGCATTAAAAGTGATGGAACTGCTGCTCACCGACGGGGCACAGAACATAGTCTATAACGACCCCTACGTACCTGAGATCCGCGTGGATGGGAAGGTATTCAAGTCCGTGAAGCTCACTCCACGGCTTCTGAAGAAGATGGACTGCGTTGTGATCACTACTGACCATTCATCGTATGACTACGACATGATTGTCAAAAATTCCAGGTGCGTAGTTGACTCGAGAAACGCTACAAGGAAAGTCAGGAACTGGCGGGATAGGATCGTCCTGTTGGGCGATGGTAAGTGA
- the wecB gene encoding UDP-N-acetylglucosamine 2-epimerase (non-hydrolyzing), with the protein MKFISVVGARPNFMKVAPLHRAFSKNKDIKHLIVHTGQHYDDNMSKVFFEDLELPKPDVYLGVGSGSHAVQTAKIMVEFEKILVAEKPDLVIVVGDVNSTVACSLTASKLWIPVAHVEAGLRSFDRTMPEELNRIVTDVLSDHLFVTEESGIVNLNNEGIDKKKVHLVGDVMIDSLIMYKEKAKRSLVKGSFGLSAGKYTLVTLHRPANVDELKNLEIILRIFKEIAGFGKIVFPIHPRTRKRIEEFGLSSQFAAVKELLLTDPLGYLDFLNLMMDAKIILTDSGGIQEESTYLNVPCITLRDNTERPATIEDGTNVLTGMSAEKVVNLVKECYSGKWKKSRVPELWDGKAAERVMKILDNAYGSA; encoded by the coding sequence TTGAAATTTATTAGTGTGGTCGGGGCTCGCCCGAATTTTATGAAAGTGGCGCCGTTGCATCGGGCGTTCTCTAAGAATAAAGACATAAAACATCTCATCGTTCACACCGGTCAACATTATGACGATAACATGTCTAAAGTATTCTTCGAGGACCTTGAACTTCCAAAGCCGGATGTGTATTTGGGAGTGGGCTCTGGCTCGCATGCAGTTCAGACCGCAAAGATCATGGTAGAATTCGAAAAAATTCTCGTCGCGGAAAAGCCGGATCTCGTAATAGTAGTCGGGGATGTCAATTCGACCGTAGCATGCAGCCTCACGGCGTCGAAGTTGTGGATCCCGGTTGCTCATGTTGAGGCCGGCCTCAGAAGTTTTGACAGGACAATGCCGGAAGAACTAAACAGGATCGTGACAGACGTTTTGAGCGATCATCTCTTCGTTACCGAAGAGAGCGGGATTGTCAATCTCAATAATGAAGGAATAGATAAGAAGAAAGTTCATCTTGTCGGAGATGTAATGATCGACTCGCTGATAATGTATAAGGAAAAAGCGAAGCGTTCTCTCGTGAAGGGAAGCTTTGGATTGTCCGCGGGAAAATACACTCTCGTCACGCTTCATCGCCCGGCGAACGTGGATGAACTTAAGAATCTTGAGATCATCTTGAGAATTTTCAAAGAGATTGCGGGATTCGGGAAGATCGTGTTCCCCATTCACCCGAGAACGCGGAAACGTATTGAAGAATTCGGACTTTCGTCACAATTTGCGGCTGTGAAGGAGTTGCTGCTGACGGACCCGCTCGGCTACCTGGACTTCCTGAATCTGATGATGGACGCGAAGATAATCCTGACGGACTCGGGTGGCATACAGGAAGAGAGCACTTATTTGAACGTACCGTGCATAACCTTGAGAGACAACACCGAGCGGCCCGCAACAATAGAAGATGGAACGAATGTACTCACCGGGATGTCGGCTGAAAAAGTTGTAAATCTGGTGAAGGAATGTTATTCCGGAAAGTGGAAGAAGAGCAGGGTACCTGAGTTGTGGGATGGAAAGGCGGCGGAACGCGTAATGAAGATACTGGATAACGCATATGGTTCCGCTTGA
- a CDS encoding Wzz/FepE/Etk N-terminal domain-containing protein → MSSNSTQKDGAETLAGARSRSTLWQFLYVLTKWKWFLLVWFAAVMIIVTIILLLIPRWYKAEASVLPPRNSDILSGLSGFASLAQSVSPLLGRTGLGSASPTYAYLAILNSRSVMDSVIYRFDLVKVYDISSYPMETAEKELRANTIFDIDENDALNITVLDKDANRAANMANYLVVLLNEIYVKVSVEEAHNNRLFIQQRYAKNLEDLRSAEDTLEDFQQRYKVYDMPEQAKAAISAGADLEAQRIEAEVELGVMKQQYGEDAPQVKLKTLQIQELNRKLMDMQTGSGSDFTKGASVLPAFKNVPELGIAYLRLYRDYEIQTKLLEFILPLYEQAKIEEQKDTPAVIVLDKALPPERPTVPKRLFIEVIFAFVVLSALVYSVHLFERVRLQSDGLNSLEIRLRRYASNAARRFRVKDEVL, encoded by the coding sequence ATGAGTTCAAATTCGACACAGAAAGATGGGGCGGAAACATTAGCAGGCGCCAGGAGCAGGAGTACGCTCTGGCAATTTCTCTACGTCTTGACAAAATGGAAATGGTTTCTCCTCGTCTGGTTTGCAGCTGTCATGATCATTGTCACGATCATCCTTCTATTGATCCCAAGATGGTACAAGGCAGAAGCTTCGGTCCTCCCTCCAAGAAATTCCGACATTCTAAGCGGGCTGTCCGGTTTCGCGTCTCTAGCTCAAAGCGTATCTCCATTGCTTGGCAGAACAGGATTGGGTTCAGCTTCACCGACATACGCCTATCTTGCCATCCTCAACAGCCGATCCGTAATGGATTCGGTAATATATAGATTTGACCTGGTCAAGGTTTACGACATAAGCAGCTATCCGATGGAGACTGCTGAGAAAGAATTACGCGCCAATACGATTTTTGACATTGATGAAAATGACGCGCTAAATATTACCGTTTTGGATAAGGACGCGAATCGCGCAGCGAATATGGCGAACTATTTAGTGGTTCTTCTCAATGAGATTTACGTCAAGGTAAGCGTGGAGGAAGCTCATAATAACAGATTATTTATTCAGCAACGGTATGCAAAAAATCTGGAAGACTTGAGGTCTGCAGAGGATACACTGGAGGATTTTCAGCAGCGCTATAAAGTATATGACATGCCGGAACAAGCGAAGGCTGCGATATCCGCCGGCGCCGATCTCGAAGCCCAGCGAATAGAGGCCGAAGTCGAGCTAGGCGTCATGAAACAACAATACGGAGAAGACGCCCCTCAGGTGAAGCTGAAGACTCTTCAGATCCAGGAACTGAATCGAAAACTTATGGACATGCAAACTGGGTCCGGGTCGGATTTCACCAAGGGTGCAAGTGTTCTCCCAGCTTTTAAAAATGTTCCGGAACTCGGAATTGCTTATCTCAGACTCTACCGCGATTATGAAATCCAAACTAAACTGCTCGAGTTTATTTTGCCGCTATATGAGCAGGCAAAAATTGAGGAACAGAAAGATACTCCTGCTGTCATAGTCCTCGACAAAGCACTTCCACCTGAGAGGCCTACTGTTCCCAAGAGGCTTTTCATTGAGGTTATTTTCGCGTTTGTGGTCCTCTCAGCACTCGTTTATTCTGTTCATCTCTTTGAGAGGGTGAGACTCCAATCTGACGGGTTAAATTCATTAGAGATAAGGCTGCGACGTTACGCGTCGAATGCTGCAAGGCGGTTCAGGGTTAAAGACGAAGTTCTTTGA
- a CDS encoding flippase, whose product MKQVYKNSALNIAAQIVVMLIMFFAVPKIVGGLGNVSFAILSLVWTVITYFTLWDLGIGRAVTKFVAEKKGIGEDKDVVSVVYISTVIGLLLGGIFGVLVFVFDSQLAHLLFTVPPGFELTVDIALKIVAVSMPVLLLQSVFRGVVMGFDRFDLSNLVQIINGFLQWGGALVLVWMHFDVLWVIGFVMLSRLMTTIVLFGMISRIISWGKFSRTLNFSLMKEVLVFGGWAMVSQVVSPLLQYAERFLLSALVATSVVTFYVVPYEATSKMLVLSVGLVSALFPALSQIHGTGGLNQDFRKLYIQSERILVFAFLPVGAFLFIFAPEILKLWMGSSFAQSAGLVFEILSLAFLVNSVAQLPFTVLQAVGRSDLTGKIHLIELPIHFLVTFILIKQFGLIGAATATFFRIIMDAVLLYTFTSQKLGLKVGILKGFVKKIVTPASCLVGGMICMIFFQDVIAMKIILGLISFLLYGLIVFKFSLEENEKKFLVNLTFRRASA is encoded by the coding sequence TTGAAACAGGTCTATAAGAACTCCGCATTAAACATAGCAGCTCAAATCGTCGTCATGCTGATTATGTTTTTTGCGGTCCCGAAGATAGTTGGGGGACTGGGAAACGTATCTTTTGCAATATTGTCTTTGGTCTGGACGGTAATTACCTATTTCACGTTATGGGACCTGGGAATAGGTCGGGCAGTAACAAAATTTGTCGCCGAAAAAAAAGGAATCGGTGAAGACAAAGATGTTGTATCGGTGGTCTACATCTCAACGGTTATTGGCCTCCTTCTTGGTGGCATATTCGGTGTTCTGGTCTTCGTATTCGATTCTCAATTGGCACATTTGCTCTTTACAGTGCCACCAGGATTTGAGTTAACGGTAGATATAGCTCTGAAGATTGTCGCGGTTTCTATGCCCGTTCTTCTTCTGCAGAGTGTGTTTCGCGGTGTCGTGATGGGTTTTGATAGATTTGATTTGTCAAATCTGGTCCAGATTATCAATGGATTCTTGCAGTGGGGGGGAGCGTTGGTTTTAGTCTGGATGCATTTCGATGTATTGTGGGTAATCGGTTTTGTGATGTTAAGTCGCCTGATGACGACCATTGTACTTTTTGGGATGATCTCTCGAATCATAAGTTGGGGGAAATTCAGCAGGACACTTAATTTCTCATTGATGAAAGAGGTTTTGGTCTTTGGAGGCTGGGCAATGGTCAGCCAGGTTGTGAGTCCGCTATTGCAATACGCGGAAAGATTCCTGCTCAGTGCATTGGTAGCGACAAGTGTCGTTACATTTTACGTGGTCCCCTATGAGGCAACATCAAAAATGTTGGTCCTGTCAGTCGGATTGGTCTCCGCTCTGTTTCCTGCCTTGAGTCAGATTCATGGAACCGGTGGACTGAATCAGGATTTCAGGAAGCTTTACATACAATCCGAACGGATCTTGGTTTTCGCGTTTCTCCCCGTCGGGGCATTCTTGTTTATATTTGCGCCGGAGATTTTGAAGTTGTGGATGGGAAGCAGCTTCGCGCAAAGTGCTGGATTGGTTTTTGAAATCCTTTCTTTGGCATTCTTGGTTAACTCCGTCGCACAACTTCCATTCACAGTTTTGCAGGCAGTTGGCAGATCGGATTTGACAGGGAAAATACATCTTATTGAGTTGCCAATCCATTTCTTGGTTACTTTCATATTGATAAAGCAGTTTGGCCTGATCGGGGCAGCGACAGCGACCTTCTTTAGGATTATTATGGATGCGGTCCTGCTTTATACATTCACGTCCCAAAAACTTGGATTGAAGGTCGGAATCTTGAAAGGTTTTGTCAAAAAGATCGTGACCCCCGCTTCTTGTCTTGTTGGGGGCATGATCTGTATGATATTCTTCCAGGATGTCATTGCAATGAAAATAATTCTCGGACTCATTTCTTTCTTACTCTACGGTTTGATTGTTTTTAAATTTTCACTTGAAGAGAACGAGAAGAAGTTCCTGGTCAATTTGACTTTCCGGAGGGCAAGTGCCTGA
- a CDS encoding O-antigen polymerase: MPELTLFLYVLITVATMWIGVRAFGRWINHITIYGMVWGIQVILFEMRLIAYHALSFETTMFIFGSWAVFVFSSLTIRNFYSNKMPETRALPAPRHDVLTIVLVTLTLIGAIGTYQHWTVLLRMFGSVKGVVFNANLMYALRREEGGIPGMWPYVDSVSLAADFVGGYFAGLRRRPILLAVAPFIVELANAIAAFGRSRLLIGIILWGTAFFFTQVKKQATERSARWKQVVLLASILIIFIFGMEFIRQFRGMRESFSGETTSLSHMNGVGLITPSIYLYLSSDVAVLNKFLNYEFSGRVEHTPIGGNTFAPFFRLFAKIGLTDPVLEYQKSYSVPASTNTASYLRELYADWGIGGTLFFVYLLGAFCSVAVEAYRRRKSLTLLAIVAHLHVAVFFSFFVQVSRLGYWIVSLVFAVIASMIIDKYSVHENKAQYGNGDGTV; this comes from the coding sequence GTGCCTGAGCTGACGCTGTTCCTATACGTACTAATCACTGTCGCGACAATGTGGATAGGCGTACGCGCTTTCGGAAGGTGGATCAATCATATCACTATTTATGGAATGGTTTGGGGAATCCAGGTCATACTGTTTGAAATGAGGCTTATCGCTTATCATGCTCTCTCTTTTGAGACGACCATGTTTATTTTCGGGTCATGGGCGGTATTTGTTTTTTCCTCTCTAACAATTCGGAATTTCTATTCTAACAAAATGCCCGAGACGCGAGCACTGCCGGCGCCTCGACATGATGTCCTGACTATCGTCCTTGTCACCCTCACGTTGATCGGGGCAATAGGTACATATCAACACTGGACCGTGCTGTTGAGAATGTTCGGCAGCGTGAAAGGTGTCGTTTTCAATGCCAATCTGATGTATGCGCTTCGCAGGGAAGAGGGCGGAATTCCTGGCATGTGGCCATACGTTGACAGCGTGAGTCTAGCAGCTGATTTTGTTGGAGGTTATTTCGCGGGACTTCGCCGCCGGCCGATTCTCCTTGCGGTGGCTCCTTTCATAGTTGAACTTGCGAATGCGATCGCAGCATTTGGACGAAGCAGATTGCTTATAGGGATCATCTTATGGGGTACAGCCTTCTTCTTCACGCAGGTGAAAAAACAGGCCACAGAGAGGAGTGCTAGATGGAAGCAGGTAGTCCTGCTTGCCTCGATACTGATTATCTTCATCTTCGGGATGGAGTTCATAAGACAGTTTCGTGGCATGAGAGAAAGTTTTTCCGGTGAGACTACAAGTCTCTCGCATATGAATGGGGTTGGGCTTATAACGCCCTCTATCTACCTCTATCTTAGTTCTGATGTTGCTGTGTTGAACAAGTTCCTGAACTATGAGTTTTCGGGACGTGTAGAGCACACACCGATCGGAGGAAATACTTTTGCGCCGTTCTTCAGATTGTTTGCCAAGATCGGCCTCACGGATCCAGTTTTAGAATACCAGAAGTCCTACTCGGTTCCAGCGTCAACTAACACCGCAAGCTATCTGCGAGAGCTTTACGCCGACTGGGGGATAGGCGGAACTCTCTTCTTTGTGTATTTGCTTGGAGCATTTTGCTCTGTCGCTGTCGAAGCCTATCGACGCAGGAAGTCGTTGACGCTTCTTGCAATTGTCGCCCATTTACACGTTGCAGTTTTCTTTTCGTTCTTTGTGCAGGTATCGAGGCTAGGCTATTGGATTGTTAGCCTGGTCTTTGCCGTAATTGCTTCGATGATCATAGACAAATATTCTGTTCATGAGAACAAGGCGCAATATGGTAATGGAGATGGGACTGTCTAG
- a CDS encoding glycosyltransferase family 4 protein: MSIFNITRLLAERGAKIFFVAVSGNEKAELPEELSRLCESVLIVRTPYKYGFKSAVRNLFSSVPINVQKYHSGKILKKVIAFAADKKIELIHVDHLHMAYYGLALKRILEVPVVLREHNLEFKITERFAETSSNPALRLYASLQARKILEYEPSICAKMDKCIMITEQDRDRLLSLRAGIDADVIPAGVDADFFKEGSSVGETDTIGYVGSLDWLPNIDGLKWFVQEVMPIIAKSKPSVKFNIYGKNASHGIDRLDNGKNVRVKGFVEDVRTVFRESSVMIVPLFAASGIRIKILEAMAAGKAIVTTSIGCEGINCEPGKHVFIADTPGDFAENVVKILDDSALRAQIGRAAAEFVREKYSWHQIGDLFWNTYSNLIRDFNKQTGN; the protein is encoded by the coding sequence GTGAGCATATTTAATATTACACGGCTGCTGGCCGAACGGGGAGCCAAAATCTTTTTTGTTGCTGTTTCCGGCAACGAGAAGGCTGAGTTGCCGGAGGAATTGTCAAGGCTGTGTGAAAGTGTATTAATTGTGCGGACTCCATATAAATACGGTTTCAAGAGCGCCGTAAGAAATCTCTTCTCTTCCGTGCCAATCAACGTTCAGAAATATCATTCCGGGAAGATTCTAAAAAAGGTTATCGCATTTGCAGCGGATAAGAAGATCGAACTTATTCATGTTGACCATCTTCACATGGCTTATTACGGACTTGCCTTGAAGAGGATACTCGAAGTGCCGGTGGTCCTTAGAGAGCATAATCTTGAATTCAAGATAACGGAGCGCTTCGCCGAGACATCAAGTAATCCCGCTTTGAGATTATATGCTTCGTTACAGGCGCGGAAAATTCTGGAATACGAACCAAGTATTTGTGCTAAGATGGACAAGTGCATCATGATTACCGAACAAGACCGCGACCGACTTCTGTCGTTGAGAGCCGGCATTGATGCCGATGTGATTCCCGCGGGAGTCGACGCAGATTTCTTTAAGGAGGGTAGCTCAGTCGGAGAAACGGATACTATTGGTTATGTTGGCAGCCTCGATTGGCTCCCCAACATCGATGGACTGAAGTGGTTTGTCCAGGAAGTGATGCCAATAATTGCAAAATCGAAACCCAGTGTTAAGTTTAATATATATGGAAAGAATGCGTCGCATGGCATTGATAGACTGGATAATGGAAAAAACGTTAGGGTCAAAGGATTCGTCGAGGATGTGCGCACAGTTTTTAGAGAGTCCAGCGTAATGATTGTTCCCCTCTTCGCCGCGAGTGGGATTCGAATCAAGATTCTGGAAGCGATGGCCGCAGGCAAGGCGATTGTGACGACTTCAATCGGATGCGAAGGAATAAACTGCGAGCCGGGGAAACATGTTTTCATTGCTGATACACCGGGAGACTTTGCGGAGAATGTAGTCAAAATTCTTGATGACTCGGCTCTCCGTGCGCAAATCGGGCGCGCGGCCGCCGAATTTGTCCGTGAAAAATACTCGTGGCATCAAATCGGCGATTTGTTTTGGAATACCTACTCAAACTTAATTCGTGACTTCAATAAGCAAACCGGAAATTGA
- a CDS encoding glycosyltransferase, giving the protein MKILIVTTRVPYPPHKGDKLKIYNIVKHLARNNTVKVLCLSGSRSEEKYLDGVRALGADIEAVPHSLLKSAIGALIGVFTRRPIQVSLYRSGRLGRRLAEIASAFDPDVIYFHFIRSAQYIEYVSSVKPVKVLDFTDAVSLYLSRFVETERNPVSRWLIKMERDRIAAYERIAEKYDASFICSTLDRDYLLGKGIRADFHILPNGVDTELFKGTRRTPDKRRVIFTGNMPYFPNEDAVLYFVSTIFPRVLREVPDAKLFVVGRRPTRKVRSLASENIIVTGFVDNIVTEYLKSAVAIAPTRFGAGTLNKVIEPIVLGVPVVATSIAVRGLPSAAQRFVHVADSPDDFGNGLVEILKQESLEGGLSENGLESVRHSLSWERIVADFEEDLRKIVDGSASHNRQDNRL; this is encoded by the coding sequence TTGAAGATCCTCATCGTTACCACGCGCGTCCCGTACCCCCCTCACAAAGGCGACAAGCTTAAGATCTACAATATTGTAAAACATCTCGCGAGAAATAATACTGTCAAAGTCCTTTGTCTCTCGGGAAGTCGATCGGAGGAGAAATATCTGGACGGCGTGCGTGCGCTCGGAGCAGATATTGAGGCCGTTCCGCATTCGCTGCTTAAGTCCGCCATCGGCGCGCTGATCGGAGTATTTACCAGGAGGCCTATACAAGTTTCCCTTTATAGAAGCGGCCGGTTGGGCAGAAGACTTGCGGAAATCGCGTCGGCGTTCGATCCCGACGTAATCTACTTTCACTTTATCAGGAGTGCACAATACATTGAGTATGTCTCTTCAGTGAAACCAGTGAAGGTGCTGGACTTTACCGATGCGGTTTCACTCTACCTGTCACGCTTTGTCGAGACTGAGAGAAATCCGGTTTCACGATGGCTGATAAAGATGGAACGTGACCGGATCGCAGCTTATGAACGTATCGCCGAGAAGTACGATGCGTCATTCATCTGCTCAACCCTGGATCGAGATTATCTTTTAGGAAAGGGCATCAGGGCGGATTTTCACATACTCCCCAACGGAGTGGATACCGAGCTCTTTAAAGGAACAAGACGGACCCCCGACAAGCGGAGAGTCATTTTCACGGGAAACATGCCGTATTTCCCGAACGAGGACGCGGTTCTTTATTTTGTGAGCACTATCTTTCCAAGAGTCCTGCGAGAAGTTCCGGACGCGAAGTTGTTTGTCGTGGGACGTCGTCCGACTCGCAAGGTAAGAAGTCTGGCGTCCGAGAATATCATAGTTACCGGATTCGTAGATAATATTGTCACCGAATACTTAAAGAGTGCGGTTGCGATCGCTCCAACCCGGTTCGGGGCGGGCACACTCAACAAGGTTATCGAACCGATTGTACTGGGAGTGCCGGTGGTCGCAACCTCTATCGCAGTTCGGGGGCTTCCTTCTGCCGCGCAAAGATTCGTTCACGTTGCGGATTCACCCGATGATTTTGGAAACGGCCTTGTCGAAATCCTAAAGCAAGAATCTCTTGAAGGGGGCCTTTCTGAAAATGGGCTCGAATCTGTACGGCACTCTCTCAGTTGGGAGAGAATAGTAGCCGATTTTGAAGAAGATCTCCGAAAAATAGTCGATGGCTCCGCGAGCCATAATCGCCAGGACAATCGTCTCTGA
- a CDS encoding sugar transferase, which translates to MVRLSVKKGGEARTLLALDFLSLTLANIIYYYFRIRSGLFSILTVPDFWGPVVVLTLFLMFLYWFWGLYNFSYLSSRLDEFIAILKISTVYILILFFAIFFDDAGSGRIPHLRIFILLYWILVIAFPGIARIGFRTIQKRLLIGGVGLRNAIIVGSGERASSVYNLASKFKTLGYKPLGFVSLNESSSKGNLPAPVLSDVAGLSATIERMEAREVIIALEESEKEHLYDVISHINGAEAGIKIVPDLYDSIAGQARVSQLYGFPLIDVVPEIMTQWQRVTKRLIDILASAFALVICFPLWLVVCIAIKINSRGPVIYRQERVGKDLKPFTLIKFRSMYVDAEKQSGPVWASKNDPRVTSVGRFMRKTHLDETPQFVNVLVGDMSLVGPRPERPFFVDMLAKEIPLYRRRSKIKPGLTGLARVKYKYDESIEDVKIDLQYDLYYIENMSLRLDFQILFWTVFHVLLGKGHA; encoded by the coding sequence ATGGTACGATTGAGCGTGAAAAAGGGTGGAGAAGCGCGCACCTTACTGGCTTTAGATTTTCTTTCCCTGACATTGGCCAATATAATATACTATTACTTTCGAATCAGGAGCGGACTATTCTCCATACTGACAGTCCCTGATTTTTGGGGGCCGGTTGTGGTCCTCACCTTGTTCTTGATGTTCCTGTACTGGTTCTGGGGACTTTACAACTTTTCGTATTTAAGTTCCCGACTCGACGAATTCATAGCTATCCTGAAGATCTCGACGGTCTATATACTCATTCTCTTCTTTGCGATCTTTTTCGACGACGCTGGATCGGGGAGGATTCCTCATTTAAGAATCTTCATACTTTTGTACTGGATACTTGTCATTGCTTTCCCGGGTATTGCCAGAATCGGATTCAGGACCATACAAAAGAGACTTCTCATTGGGGGCGTCGGATTGAGAAACGCCATCATAGTCGGATCGGGTGAAAGAGCAAGCTCGGTGTATAATCTCGCTTCGAAGTTCAAGACGCTTGGCTACAAACCGCTCGGGTTCGTTAGCCTGAACGAGTCGTCATCCAAAGGGAATCTACCCGCTCCGGTCCTTTCGGATGTTGCAGGATTGAGCGCGACGATCGAAAGAATGGAGGCGAGGGAAGTGATTATCGCACTCGAGGAATCTGAAAAAGAACACCTTTATGACGTCATCTCACACATCAACGGCGCAGAGGCTGGGATAAAGATTGTGCCTGATCTGTACGACTCCATCGCCGGGCAGGCGAGAGTGTCTCAGCTGTATGGCTTTCCGCTGATAGATGTCGTCCCTGAAATAATGACGCAGTGGCAAAGAGTTACGAAACGCCTCATCGACATCTTGGCATCGGCTTTTGCGTTGGTGATATGTTTTCCATTGTGGCTGGTGGTTTGTATCGCCATTAAAATCAATTCCCGCGGACCGGTCATATATCGTCAGGAAAGAGTCGGCAAGGACTTGAAACCATTCACGCTTATCAAGTTCAGGTCGATGTACGTGGATGCAGAGAAACAGAGTGGTCCCGTCTGGGCATCAAAGAACGACCCACGAGTTACATCGGTAGGCCGATTTATGAGGAAGACGCACCTCGACGAGACACCGCAGTTTGTGAATGTGCTTGTCGGTGATATGAGTCTCGTCGGCCCTCGTCCTGAAAGGCCGTTCTTTGTCGACATGCTTGCGAAGGAAATCCCACTTTATAGACGACGGTCCAAAATCAAGCCGGGACTCACCGGCCTTGCCAGAGTGAAATACAAGTACGATGAGAGTATCGAAGATGTGAAGATCGACCTGCAGTATGATCTGTATTATATTGAAAACATGTCGCTCCGGTTGGATTTTCAGATTCTGTTCTGGACGGTCTTTCACGTACTCCTTGGAAAAGGTCACGCATGA